A window of the Hippoglossus stenolepis isolate QCI-W04-F060 chromosome 8, HSTE1.2, whole genome shotgun sequence genome harbors these coding sequences:
- the cdc42l gene encoding cell division cycle 42, like: protein MQTIKCVVVGDGAVGKTCLLISYTTNKFPSEYVPTVFDNYAVTVMIGGEPYTLGLFDTAGQEDYDRLRPLSYPQTDVFLVCFSVVSPSSFENVKEKWVPEISHHCPRTPFLLVGTQMDLREDSNTIEKLAKNKQRPLYPEMGEKLARELKAVKYVECSALTQRGLKNVFDEAILAALEPPETKTKRKCILL, encoded by the exons ATGCAGACTATAAAATGTGTAGTGGTAGGAGACGGTGCAGTAGGAAAGACCTGCTTACTGATCTCCTACACAACCAACAAGTTCCCCTCAGAATATGTGCCCACG GTTTTTGACAATTATGCTGTGACGGTGATGATCGGGGGGGAGCCCTACACACTCGGCCTTTTTGACACAGCAG GTCAGGAGGATTATGACAGGCTGCGTCCTCTGAGTTACCCACAGACAGACGTGTTCCTCGTATGTTTCTCTGTTGTCTCCCCCTCATCTTTTGAAAACGTCAAAGAAAAG tggGTTCCTGAGATTTCTCACCACTGCCCACGCACACCTTTCCTGTTAGTGGGCACACAGATGGACCTGCGGGAAGACAGCAACACAATTGAGAAGCTGGCAAAGAACAAACAGAGGCCCCTCTATCCTGAGATGGGAGAGAAGCTGGCACGTGAGCTCAAGGCCGTCAAATACGTGGAGTGCTCTGCTCTGACACAG AGAGGGCTTAAGAATGTGTTTGACGAGGCGATCCTGGCAGCCTTGGAGCCTCCAGAGACCAAAACCAAGAGAAAGTGCATTCTGCTATAG
- the wnt4b gene encoding wingless-type MMTV integration site family, member 4b: MPTVSTVNLTAPLLLLLLWATNPTMATNWLSLARLPRSRPVSGAAPCARLRGLTPGQVGVCRARGEVMESVRKAAEMVIEECQHQFRNRRWNCSTTPRGINVFGRVMNQGTREAAFVHALSSAAVAVAVTRACTRGELERCGCDRKVRGVSPEGFQWSGCSDNLSYGVAFSQTFVDEPERAKGLSAGRPLMNLHNNEAGRKAILHNMQVECKCHGVSGSCELRTCWKVMPPFRRVGIGLKERFDGATEVRLTRIGSRTALLPRDPQVKPPAARDLLYLAPSPDFCHLDPDNGIPGTAGRRCNGTSRLAPDGCELVCCGPGYRAGRAEVVQRCSCKFSWCCSVRCQQCKNTVTIHTCRV; encoded by the exons ATGCCAACTGTCTCCACTGTCAATCTCACGGcaccactcctcctcctgttgctaTGGGCAACCAACCCCACCATGGCAACCAACTGGCT CTCCCTGGCGAGGCTTCCTCGCTCCAGGCCTGTGTCTGGTGCAGCCCCATGTGCACGGCTGAGGGGGCTGACCCCTGGGCAGGTGGGGGTGTGCAGGGCGCGGGGGGAGGTCATGGAGTCCGTGCGCAAGGCAGCAGAGATGGTCATAGAAGAG TGCCAGCACCAGTTCAGGAATCGCCGCTGGAACTGTTCCACCACCCCACGTGGGATCAATGTATTTGGCAGAGTTATGAACCAAG GCACTCGTGAGGCGGCCTTTGTGCACGCGTTGTCCTCCGCAGCGGTGGCAGTGGCTGTGACCCGGGCCTGCACCCGCGGGGAGCTGGAGAGGTGTGGCTGTGACAGGAAGGTCAGGGGGGTCAGTCCTGAGG GTTTCCAGTGGTCCGGCTGCAGCGACAACCTGTCCTACGGTGTAGCTTTCTCCCAGACATTTGTGGATGAACCAGAGCGAGCCAAGGGTCTGTCAGCAGGACGACCACTCATGAATCTCCATAACAACGAGGCTGGTCGAAAG GCCATCCTTCACAACATGCAGGTGGAGTGTAAGTGTCACGGCGTCTCCGGCTCCTGCGAGTTGAGGACTTGCTGGAAGGTCATGCCTCCATTCAGGCGTGTCGGCATTGGGCTCAAGGAACGCTTTGATGGAGCCACAGAG GTCCGTCTGACTCGTATAGGATCCAGGACTGCCCTGCTCCCCCGTGACCCCCAGGTCAAACCCCCTGCTGCCAGAGACCTTTTGTACCTTGCGCCCTCTCCAGATTTCTGCCACCTTGACCCTGACAACGGTATCCCTGGGACTGCTGGCAGGAGATGTAACG GAACCTCTCGGCTGGCACCAGATGGCTGCGAGCTGGTGTGTTGCGGGCCAGGATACAGAGCAGGTCGGGCGGAGGTGGTGCAGCGCTGCTCCTGCAAGTTTTCCTGGTGCTGCTCAGTCCGCTGCCAGCAGTGCAAGAACACAGTCACCATTCACACCTGCAGAGTGTAA